CGCTCGGTGGCGACCGCGGGGGAATATATCGGCGACGGCGTCGCGCGGGTCGTGGTCGGCACCAAGGCCACCCGGGATCCGGAATTCCTGGCCGCCCTCGGCGCGAAATTTCCCGGCCAGATCGCCTTGGGCCTGGACACCAAGGCCGGCAAGATCGCCGTCCACGGCTGGACCGAGACCACCGGCCTCACCGTCCCGGAATATCTTAAGTCCGCCCCGCTGGCGGGCGTCTACTGCCTGATCTTCACCGACATCGCCCGCGACGGGATGTTGAGCGGACCCAACATCCCCGCCCTGCGCGAGGTGATGGCCGCCACCGAGCTGCCGGTCATCGCCAGCGGCGGGGTCTCTTCCCTGGAAGATCTTCGGGCCCTGGTGGCGATGGAAGACTGCAAGCTGCTCGGCGCGATCACGGGCAAGGCCCTCTACGAGGGCAAATTCACGCTGCGCGAGGCCCTGAAGGCGGCCGAGTCCTGATATGCTGACCAAACGCATCATCCCCTGCCTCGACGTGAAGGACGGCCGCGTGGTCAAGGGGACTCAATTTTTGAACCTGGTCGACGCCGGCGACCCCGTGGCGGTGGCCGAGGAGTATGAGCGCCAGGGCGCCGACGAGCTGACCTTCCTCGACATCACCGCCAGCCACGAGAAACGCGGCATCATCCTGGACGTCGTCGCCAAGACCGCGGAGAAATGCTTCATGCCGCTGACGGTGGGCGGCGGCGTGCGCACGATCGAGGACATCCGCAACCTGCTGCACGCCGGGGCGGACAAGGTCTCGATCAACACCACCGCGGTCAACGACCCCGACTTCGTCCGCCGGGCCGCCGACAAGTTCGGCAGCCAGTGCATCGTGGTGGCGGTCGACGCCAAGCGCTCCCTGGACGGCTGGGAGGTCTA
This genomic interval from Deltaproteobacteria bacterium PRO3 contains the following:
- a CDS encoding 1-(5-phosphoribosyl)-5-((5-phosphoribosylamino)methylideneamino)imidazole-4-carboxamide isomerase (catalyzes the formation of 5-(5-phospho-1-deoxyribulos-1-ylamino)methylideneamino-l-(5-hosphoribosyl)imidazole-4-carboxamide from 1-(5-phosphoribosyl)-5-[(5-phosphoribosylamino)methylideneamino] imidazole-4-carboxamide) is translated as RSVATAGEYIGDGVARVVVGTKATRDPEFLAALGAKFPGQIALGLDTKAGKIAVHGWTETTGLTVPEYLKSAPLAGVYCLIFTDIARDGMLSGPNIPALREVMAATELPVIASGGVSSLEDLRALVAMEDCKLLGAITGKALYEGKFTLREALKAAES
- the hisF gene encoding imidazole glycerol phosphate synthase subunit HisF, giving the protein MLTKRIIPCLDVKDGRVVKGTQFLNLVDAGDPVAVAEEYERQGADELTFLDITASHEKRGIILDVVAKTAEKCFMPLTVGGGVRTIEDIRNLLHAGADKVSINTTAVNDPDFVRRAADKFGSQCIVVAVDAKRSLDGWEVYTHGGRTPTGLEAPEWCRKMEGFGAGEILLTSMDRDGTKAGYDIELLQAVAELVTVPVIASGGVGTAEHIYQGLTEGRADAALAASIFHFRELSIAQVKSYLSERGVLVRTVA